The Bacillus sp. (in: firmicutes) genome includes a region encoding these proteins:
- the ypeB gene encoding germination protein YpeB — MLRILVITVLSLAVIGTSYWGYQEHREKNAILIHAENNYQRAFHDLTYQIDLLHDKIGTTLAMNSRKSLSPGLVDVWRITSEAHTDVGQLPLSLLPFNKTEEFLSKIGDFSFRTAVRDLDKEPLTEKEYETLKQLYKQCADIQKELRQVQYLVLKNNLRWMDVELALASGKENTDNTIIDGFKTVEKTVDGYGETNVGGTTFVSMKEKDENFKNLKGPDISKKEAIKIAKDYSGLKGDKEVKVSENGKGSDFGFYSVALEDRNGMQANLDITKKGGYPIWFIVYRDVKEQKISLNEASMKAEKFLKAHGYKQLELFESTQYDHIGVFTYVTNQDGVRIYPQSIKVKIALDNGQMIGFMAEDYLKSNTERKLPKPQITMEEARKEINPNVKVMEHHLAVITNDLAEEVLCHEFLGVLGEDTYRIFINAETGMEEKVERLPQAEPIYESI, encoded by the coding sequence ATGTTACGTATTTTGGTTATTACCGTTTTATCACTAGCGGTGATTGGGACATCCTATTGGGGATACCAAGAGCACCGAGAGAAAAATGCCATCTTAATTCATGCCGAAAACAATTATCAACGGGCGTTTCACGATTTAACGTATCAAATTGACTTGTTGCATGACAAAATTGGTACAACGTTAGCGATGAACTCTCGAAAGTCACTTTCCCCTGGATTAGTTGATGTGTGGCGAATTACTTCTGAAGCCCATACTGATGTAGGGCAACTTCCCCTTTCTTTGTTACCGTTTAATAAAACGGAAGAGTTTTTGTCGAAAATTGGGGATTTTAGCTTTCGTACAGCTGTCCGTGATCTTGACAAAGAGCCATTAACCGAAAAAGAATATGAAACATTAAAGCAACTTTATAAACAATGCGCTGATATTCAAAAGGAGTTAAGACAAGTACAATATTTAGTTTTAAAAAATAATTTACGGTGGATGGACGTTGAGCTTGCGTTAGCGAGCGGAAAAGAAAATACAGATAACACGATAATAGACGGCTTTAAAACAGTAGAAAAAACCGTTGATGGTTACGGTGAAACGAATGTAGGTGGAACCACGTTTGTTAGCATGAAAGAAAAAGATGAAAATTTCAAAAATTTAAAAGGACCGGATATTTCAAAGAAAGAGGCTATCAAAATTGCTAAAGATTATTCAGGTCTGAAAGGGGACAAGGAAGTCAAGGTTAGTGAGAACGGTAAAGGGTCGGACTTTGGGTTTTATTCTGTCGCATTAGAGGATCGAAATGGGATGCAAGCCAATCTCGATATTACCAAAAAAGGTGGCTATCCGATTTGGTTTATCGTGTATCGGGATGTGAAAGAGCAAAAAATTAGCTTAAATGAAGCTTCAATGAAAGCGGAAAAGTTTTTAAAAGCCCATGGATACAAACAGTTAGAACTGTTCGAAAGTACGCAATATGATCATATTGGTGTCTTTACGTATGTAACGAACCAAGATGGAGTTCGAATATATCCTCAGTCAATCAAGGTGAAAATAGCGCTTGATAATGGGCAAATGATTGGATTTATGGCGGAAGATTATTTAAAAAGTAATACGGAACGAAAGCTTCCGAAACCGCAAATAACAATGGAAGAAGCACGTAAAGAAATCAATCCTAATGTGAAGGTGATGGAACACCATTTAGCCGTGATAACGAACGATTTAGCGGAAGAAGTTCTATGCCATGAATTTTTAGGAGTTCTTGGAGAGGATACGTATCGAATTTTTATCAATGCAGAAACTGGGATGGAAGAAAAAGTAGAAAGGTTACCACAAGCCGAACCGATTTATGAGTCCATTTAA
- the sleB gene encoding spore cortex-lytic enzyme: protein MKKRTLYKLVVIVTISCLWLSVQATPSPTHAFTNQVIQKGAVGDDVIELQARLQYIGYYNGKIDGVFGWGTYWAVRNFQYDFGLPVDGLVGQDTKDKLIRVSKYHESFVKEQIRKGNEFTHYGGVALDKQVKKRATRQYTSPETRATAVNTPNGFSQNDIQLMANAVYGEARGEPYEGQVAVAAVILNRIESPSFPNTVSGVIFEPGAFTAVADGQIWLEPDETAKKAVIDAINGWDPTGNALYYFNPATATNSWIWSRPQIKQIGKHIFCK from the coding sequence ATGAAGAAACGGACATTGTACAAATTGGTGGTTATCGTCACCATTAGTTGTTTATGGCTTTCCGTTCAAGCCACACCATCCCCTACGCATGCATTTACGAATCAAGTGATTCAAAAAGGAGCGGTTGGAGACGATGTGATTGAACTACAAGCCCGTTTGCAGTATATCGGCTATTATAACGGGAAAATTGACGGTGTCTTCGGCTGGGGAACGTATTGGGCGGTAAGAAACTTTCAATACGATTTCGGGTTGCCTGTAGATGGACTAGTAGGGCAAGATACAAAAGATAAACTAATCAGAGTATCAAAGTATCATGAATCGTTTGTAAAAGAACAAATCCGCAAAGGAAACGAATTTACTCATTATGGTGGAGTCGCATTAGACAAGCAAGTGAAGAAAAGGGCAACGAGGCAGTATACATCACCAGAAACGAGAGCTACTGCTGTTAACACACCGAATGGCTTTTCGCAAAACGACATTCAATTAATGGCTAACGCTGTTTATGGAGAAGCTCGTGGAGAGCCATATGAAGGTCAAGTTGCGGTCGCTGCGGTCATTTTAAATCGGATAGAAAGTCCTTCGTTTCCGAATACTGTGTCGGGAGTCATTTTTGAGCCAGGTGCATTTACGGCTGTTGCCGATGGTCAAATTTGGCTAGAACCAGATGAAACAGCAAAGAAAGCCGTAATAGATGCAATAAACGGATGGGATCCAACAGGAAATGCGCTGTATTATTTTAATCCAGCGACAGCTACTAACAGTTGGATTTGGTCAAGACCACAAATTAAACAAATTGGGAAACATATTTTCTGTAAGTAA
- the prsW gene encoding intramembrane metalloprotease PrsW: MLVLISAGIAPGLALLSYFYLKDEFEMEPISTVIKAFLYGAVLVFPIMFVQYVFEAEQAIPYVWMKAIVFAGLLEEFMKWFMLYFAIYQHVDFTEPYDGIVYGISVSLGFATAENILFLLANGIEFAFGRALLPVSSHAMFGIIMGYYLGKGKFSNGRKAWWLLLSIVIPFILHSFYDLILLTQTKWLFYIVPFMLFLWWLGLRKAKLAHHLSAKHYLEQTNDPSLRF; the protein is encoded by the coding sequence ATGCTGGTCCTCATTTCCGCTGGTATTGCTCCTGGTTTAGCTTTATTAAGCTATTTTTATTTAAAAGATGAATTTGAAATGGAACCAATCAGCACGGTAATTAAAGCGTTTTTATATGGCGCGGTTTTAGTATTTCCGATTATGTTCGTTCAATACGTGTTTGAAGCTGAACAGGCCATCCCGTACGTTTGGATGAAAGCTATCGTCTTTGCAGGGCTATTAGAAGAATTTATGAAATGGTTTATGTTATATTTTGCTATTTATCAGCATGTTGATTTCACAGAACCTTATGATGGAATCGTGTACGGCATTAGTGTGTCGTTAGGGTTTGCCACTGCGGAAAACATTTTATTTTTGCTAGCAAATGGAATTGAGTTCGCGTTTGGGAGAGCATTATTGCCAGTATCGAGTCATGCGATGTTTGGAATCATTATGGGGTATTATTTAGGAAAAGGGAAATTTTCTAATGGACGAAAGGCATGGTGGCTGTTATTATCGATTGTTATTCCGTTTATTCTTCATAGTTTCTATGATTTAATATTATTAACTCAAACGAAGTGGCTTTTTTATATCGTTCCTTTTATGTTATTTTTATGGTGGCTCGGATTGAGGAAAGCAAAACTAGCCCATCATTTATCTGCTAAGCATTATTTGGAACAAACAAACGACCCTTCTCTTCGATTTTGA
- a CDS encoding dynamin family protein, with amino-acid sequence MTLENQLIKKTFYETFLKADEKNPVRVLGEAFLAGYKDETADISTIRFAQGEVYFHNKDYEAAIFKWENTHNDLEPWAKKNIADCYYELGQLSTAEEIYKSIDTESSVLQSEVALQLFSIYIDQGRLEKADQVIKKALSFNPDYPNVTDIARAFFEKHKDWKSAIELAVNEAIRTESHHWFDILKTYAEQGLTTTFEPHYYSKCLVVLYEVDQTRFEQLVQALWNSYKNERSYFSWLREFNHIFLNIDVNRQRHWEYLPKLYQETYFELIDGKYLLKELAEIIPNILTNWIKIIDHSHALFASAAVLAWSERFPSSISPEVVNDAENLIFNSLNETDGLECSLTLFDSIVKWAEAQHVDPGYRFRWIIRELVDFQAHHLLVAGTSGNGKSTFINSVLGENILTAPTSSVIVFKGDDETDIRKISDEEISTFSSFHEFQEAVDRRLNKAFVNTIIEFSFPSPILQENGLVLIDTPGISDRNRMEGTLKYLHFADSLLFVLDANDPFTEKEQEILMQIRECAPNLPIHFLLNKIDEIYNEQEAASIVEDTRARVRAYFPEAQVFAYSSHVRSRKQQNDLAAFLKKLNKPIAEDDRIEKILIFIRKLIRHLLDKRVKMENTLVDLIKWNEEMATKLSGTINQLTDLKDEKALVITKTFHKVLEEIRSDLSENIPKILQGCSDIIQEDSDFRKIHLELNDEMNRRVHAYVNDKVLPELYRSLQEWILTANDELKHCQSFLDEISDGFNALYGEERLKLNCDFEVLDDWRRDADRMTSSVQIDKINIVLRRTPYQILLKSAGRLFGTFQQNNAMLYNKYKQFVENQDYLDVTESIMNKLLLPFELFEKSLERDISIFFRNPFTVLNYTVEETKKEINDKEKELEKMRSNPQKFRDPLTLFEIKLRQYEWITTSTKGVPQV; translated from the coding sequence ATGACGTTAGAGAATCAACTGATCAAAAAAACATTTTATGAAACATTTTTAAAAGCAGATGAAAAAAATCCTGTCCGTGTGCTTGGAGAAGCTTTTCTTGCCGGGTATAAAGATGAGACAGCTGACATTTCCACCATCCGTTTTGCCCAAGGAGAAGTATATTTTCATAACAAAGATTATGAAGCTGCTATTTTCAAATGGGAAAACACTCATAATGATTTAGAACCGTGGGCAAAGAAAAATATAGCGGATTGTTATTATGAACTTGGCCAATTATCAACAGCTGAAGAGATTTATAAATCCATTGATACAGAAAGCAGTGTCTTACAATCAGAAGTTGCACTGCAGTTATTTTCGATTTACATAGATCAAGGCAGGCTGGAAAAAGCTGACCAAGTGATTAAAAAAGCGCTATCCTTTAATCCGGACTATCCGAATGTTACTGACATTGCTCGTGCCTTTTTCGAAAAACACAAGGATTGGAAGAGCGCAATTGAATTGGCAGTAAATGAAGCGATCCGAACAGAGTCTCATCACTGGTTTGATATTTTAAAAACATATGCAGAACAAGGATTAACAACAACCTTTGAACCGCATTATTATTCAAAATGCTTAGTCGTGTTATACGAAGTGGATCAGACAAGATTTGAACAGTTAGTACAGGCATTATGGAATAGTTACAAAAACGAGCGTTCATATTTTTCATGGCTGAGGGAATTTAACCATATTTTCTTAAATATCGATGTAAACAGGCAACGCCATTGGGAATACCTTCCAAAACTTTATCAGGAAACTTATTTCGAATTGATCGATGGAAAGTATTTATTGAAAGAACTCGCAGAGATTATTCCGAATATCTTAACGAACTGGATCAAAATAATCGATCATTCTCATGCTTTATTTGCTTCTGCAGCGGTATTGGCATGGAGCGAGAGATTTCCATCAAGTATTAGTCCAGAGGTTGTCAATGATGCTGAAAATCTTATTTTCAATTCCCTTAATGAGACAGACGGTTTGGAATGTAGCCTAACATTATTCGATTCCATCGTAAAATGGGCGGAAGCGCAGCATGTTGATCCAGGTTACCGCTTTAGATGGATCATCCGAGAACTGGTAGATTTTCAAGCACATCATTTATTAGTAGCTGGAACTTCCGGAAATGGAAAGTCTACCTTTATCAATTCGGTCCTTGGAGAAAATATCCTAACTGCTCCGACATCTTCAGTTATTGTATTTAAGGGGGATGATGAGACGGATATTAGAAAAATATCCGATGAAGAAATATCGACCTTTTCAAGTTTCCACGAATTCCAGGAGGCAGTAGATAGACGACTGAATAAGGCTTTTGTGAATACGATTATTGAGTTCTCATTTCCATCGCCAATTTTGCAGGAAAACGGGCTAGTTCTTATTGATACGCCGGGAATTAGTGACCGTAATCGTATGGAAGGTACGTTGAAATATCTGCATTTTGCCGATAGTTTATTATTTGTCCTAGATGCGAACGATCCATTTACCGAAAAAGAACAAGAGATCCTCATGCAGATTCGGGAATGTGCGCCTAATCTTCCAATTCATTTTCTGCTCAATAAAATCGATGAAATTTATAATGAACAGGAAGCTGCAAGTATTGTTGAAGACACTCGAGCGAGAGTTCGCGCATATTTTCCGGAGGCTCAGGTGTTTGCCTATTCGTCACATGTAAGAAGCAGAAAACAACAAAATGATCTAGCAGCGTTCTTGAAAAAATTAAACAAACCAATTGCTGAAGACGATCGAATTGAAAAAATATTAATTTTTATTCGTAAATTAATTAGGCATTTATTAGATAAACGGGTTAAAATGGAAAACACCCTAGTTGATTTGATTAAATGGAATGAAGAAATGGCCACAAAGCTAAGTGGTACAATCAATCAATTAACTGATTTGAAAGATGAAAAAGCCCTAGTGATTACAAAAACGTTCCATAAAGTCTTGGAAGAAATCAGATCGGATCTATCCGAAAATATTCCGAAAATTTTACAAGGCTGTTCTGATATAATTCAAGAAGACAGTGATTTCCGTAAAATTCACCTTGAACTAAATGATGAGATGAACAGGCGAGTACATGCTTATGTCAATGATAAGGTTTTACCTGAGCTTTATCGTTCGCTTCAGGAATGGATTTTAACGGCAAATGATGAACTTAAACACTGTCAATCTTTCCTTGATGAAATAAGTGATGGGTTTAATGCGTTGTATGGAGAAGAACGGCTTAAGCTAAATTGCGACTTTGAAGTGCTTGATGACTGGCGCCGGGATGCAGACCGGATGACAAGCAGTGTGCAAATTGATAAGATAAATATTGTTCTCCGCCGCACACCGTATCAAATTTTATTGAAAAGTGCCGGCAGGCTGTTTGGAACCTTTCAGCAAAACAATGCGATGTTATATAACAAATACAAGCAGTTTGTTGAAAATCAGGATTATTTAGACGTTACCGAATCAATCATGAACAAGTTGCTGCTGCCATTCGAATTGTTTGAGAAATCACTGGAACGAGATATTTCGATCTTCTTCCGAAACCCATTTACTGTATTGAATTATACTGTAGAAGAAACAAAAAAAGAAATTAATGATAAAGAAAAAGAGCTGGAGAAAATGAGATCGAATCCGCAAAAATTCCGTGATCCGCTAACATTGTTTGAAATAAAACTCCGCCAATACGAGTGGATTACAACTTCCACAAAAGGAGTTCCTCAAGTATAA
- a CDS encoding asparaginase — MKKVVLITTGGTIASKPTEKGTLVAGKLTGNELAELCQLPKGIDIKIVDLLQLPSMHINFKAMLKIKQAIERELEDPTISGVIVTHGTDTLEETAYFLDLTIQDERPVVVTGSQRSPFDVGTDVYSNLKNSIYVAISEQMRNAGTVVVFNERIYSAKYVKKVHASNLQGFESFGYGYLGIIDNNVVSIYQKPLKRDNYVIVSEIPRVDIVKCYTESDGIFVDASVNANAKGIILEGVGRGQVSPLMLDSIQKALDKGISIVVTTSSEEGKVYPAYEYKGSAYDLMSRGVILGNDYDSKKARIKLAVILAANQKVTQEHFKY, encoded by the coding sequence ATGAAAAAAGTGGTCTTAATTACAACAGGTGGAACTATTGCTAGTAAACCAACAGAAAAAGGAACTTTGGTTGCAGGAAAATTAACAGGTAATGAATTAGCTGAACTATGCCAACTCCCTAAAGGGATAGACATAAAGATTGTTGATTTGCTCCAATTGCCAAGTATGCATATTAATTTTAAGGCTATGTTAAAAATTAAACAAGCAATCGAAAGAGAGTTAGAAGATCCAACTATATCAGGAGTAATTGTTACTCATGGTACAGATACATTAGAAGAAACAGCATATTTTCTTGATTTGACTATACAAGACGAAAGACCAGTAGTTGTAACAGGTTCTCAACGTTCACCATTTGATGTAGGGACGGATGTTTATTCTAATTTAAAAAATTCGATTTATGTTGCCATATCTGAACAAATGAGAAATGCTGGTACAGTAGTTGTCTTTAACGAGAGAATTTACTCGGCTAAATACGTTAAAAAAGTTCATGCCTCTAACTTACAAGGCTTTGAATCATTTGGATACGGTTATTTAGGAATTATTGATAATAATGTTGTGAGCATTTACCAAAAACCTTTAAAGAGAGATAATTATGTAATTGTATCAGAAATACCTAGAGTTGATATTGTTAAATGCTATACTGAATCAGATGGAATTTTTGTTGATGCTTCTGTCAATGCAAATGCTAAAGGAATCATTCTTGAGGGAGTTGGCAGAGGACAAGTATCGCCATTAATGTTAGATTCGATTCAAAAAGCATTAGATAAAGGAATTTCAATTGTTGTGACAACCAGCTCTGAAGAAGGTAAGGTTTATCCTGCTTATGAATATAAAGGTAGTGCTTATGATTTGATGAGTAGAGGAGTTATTTTGGGGAATGATTATGACAGCAAGAAGGCGAGAATTAAATTAGCAGTTATATTAGCAGCAAATCAAAAAGTGACTCAGGAACATTTCAAATATTAA
- the ypdA gene encoding YpdA family putative bacillithiol disulfide reductase produces the protein MQKEEVIIVGGGPCGLAAAIALKKIGKNALIIEKGNIVNAIYHYPTHQTFFSTSERLEIGGIPFVTENRKPKRNQALTYYREVAKREALRIHRFEKVLSVEKQEDRSFVVQTTKGTYTSTYVIIATGYYDNPNYMNVPGEDLPKVSHYFKEAHPYFDTDVVVIGGKNSAVDAALELHKAGARVTVLYRGTEYSSSIKPWILPEFDSLIRNGHIEMEFNAHVREITEDKVYYEKDGKIHEIKNDFVFAMTGYHPDHSFLTKMGVTIDQATGRPYYDPETMETNIPGIFIAGVIAAGNNANEIFIENGRFHGDLIAKAIHEREQ, from the coding sequence ATGCAGAAAGAAGAAGTCATTATCGTTGGTGGCGGTCCATGTGGATTAGCCGCGGCGATTGCATTAAAGAAAATCGGCAAAAACGCTCTTATTATTGAAAAAGGAAATATCGTGAATGCCATTTATCATTATCCAACACACCAAACGTTCTTCAGTACGAGCGAACGGTTAGAAATTGGTGGAATTCCTTTCGTAACGGAAAATCGGAAACCGAAGCGGAACCAAGCATTAACCTATTACCGAGAAGTGGCCAAACGTGAAGCGCTCCGCATTCACCGCTTTGAAAAAGTGTTGTCCGTTGAGAAACAAGAAGACCGTTCATTTGTTGTTCAAACAACGAAAGGGACTTATACGAGTACGTATGTAATCATCGCAACCGGATATTACGACAATCCGAACTACATGAACGTACCTGGCGAAGATTTACCAAAAGTGTCTCATTATTTTAAAGAGGCACACCCATATTTTGATACAGATGTGGTAGTGATCGGTGGGAAAAACTCCGCTGTTGATGCCGCATTAGAATTGCATAAAGCTGGTGCCCGGGTCACGGTATTGTATCGAGGAACGGAGTATTCTTCTAGTATTAAGCCGTGGATTTTACCAGAGTTTGATTCCCTCATTCGTAACGGTCATATTGAGATGGAATTCAATGCACATGTGAGAGAGATTACGGAAGATAAAGTTTATTACGAAAAAGACGGGAAGATACATGAAATAAAAAATGATTTTGTTTTTGCCATGACTGGATACCACCCCGATCACTCTTTCTTAACGAAAATGGGAGTTACCATTGATCAAGCGACAGGAAGACCTTATTACGACCCTGAAACAATGGAAACGAATATTCCAGGCATTTTTATTGCTGGGGTCATTGCTGCGGGGAACAACGCGAATGAAATTTTTATTGAAAATGGTCGTTTCCACGGTGATTTAATTGCAAAAGCTATACATGAACGAGAACAATAA
- a CDS encoding Glu/Leu/Phe/Val dehydrogenase produces MVAEKNTNNEDKHDVLKATQTVIHNALEKLGYPEEVYELLKEPIRMLTVKIPVRMDDGSVKIFTGYRAQHNDAVGPTKGGIRFHPNVTEKEVKALSIWMSLKCGIVDLPYGGGKGGIVCDPREMSFSELERLSRGYVRAISQIVGPTKDIPAPDVFTNSQIMAWMMDEYSRIDEFNSPGFITGKPLVLGGSHGRETATAKGVTICIREAAKKRGIDIKGARVIVQGFGNAGSYLAKFMHDAGAKVVAISDAYGALYDPKGLDIDYLLDRRDSFGTVTKLFKNTISNKEMLELECDILVPAAIENQITEENAHNIRAKIVVEAANGPTTLEATKILTERGILLVPDVLASAGGVTVSYFEWVQNNQGYYWTEEEVEEKLEKVMVKAFNNVYETAQSRRVDMRLAAYMVGVRKMAEACRFRGWI; encoded by the coding sequence ATGGTAGCCGAAAAAAACACTAATAACGAAGACAAACATGACGTATTAAAAGCAACACAAACTGTCATACATAACGCTCTTGAAAAGCTTGGGTATCCTGAAGAAGTTTATGAGTTGTTAAAAGAGCCGATTCGTATGTTGACAGTTAAAATTCCAGTCCGAATGGATGATGGATCTGTAAAAATTTTCACTGGCTACCGGGCTCAACACAATGATGCGGTTGGTCCAACAAAAGGAGGAATTCGTTTTCATCCAAATGTAACAGAAAAAGAAGTTAAAGCGCTTTCCATTTGGATGAGTTTAAAATGTGGTATTGTTGACTTGCCTTACGGTGGAGGTAAAGGTGGAATCGTTTGTGATCCACGTGAAATGTCCTTTAGTGAACTTGAACGTCTAAGTCGTGGATACGTTCGAGCAATTAGTCAAATTGTCGGACCTACAAAAGATATTCCAGCTCCTGACGTATTTACGAACTCCCAAATTATGGCTTGGATGATGGACGAGTATAGCCGAATTGACGAATTCAACTCCCCTGGATTTATTACAGGTAAGCCACTTGTATTAGGTGGATCCCATGGTCGGGAAACAGCAACGGCAAAAGGGGTAACGATTTGTATTCGTGAAGCGGCAAAAAAACGAGGCATTGATATAAAAGGTGCACGCGTCATCGTCCAAGGATTCGGAAATGCTGGAAGTTACTTAGCGAAATTCATGCATGATGCTGGTGCGAAAGTTGTAGCAATTTCTGACGCTTATGGTGCATTATATGATCCAAAGGGGTTAGATATCGATTATTTATTAGATCGTCGCGACAGTTTTGGTACCGTTACGAAATTGTTTAAAAATACCATTTCCAATAAGGAAATGTTAGAACTAGAGTGTGATATTTTAGTACCTGCTGCGATTGAAAACCAAATTACGGAAGAAAACGCACATAATATTCGTGCAAAAATTGTGGTTGAAGCAGCCAATGGTCCAACAACGTTAGAAGCTACAAAAATTTTAACTGAGAGAGGAATCTTACTAGTACCTGATGTTCTTGCTTCTGCTGGTGGGGTAACGGTTAGCTACTTTGAATGGGTACAAAACAACCAAGGCTACTATTGGACAGAAGAAGAAGTAGAGGAAAAATTAGAGAAAGTAATGGTGAAAGCATTTAACAATGTATATGAAACGGCACAATCCCGTCGCGTTGATATGCGTCTAGCTGCTTATATGGTTGGTGTTCGTAAAATGGCTGAAGCATGTCGCTTCCGAGGTTGGATTTAA
- a CDS encoding adaptor protein MecA, with protein sequence MKLERLSPNQLKFSFSFDELEHVGISDGNFWDDVTLWQDVFDDMMEKAYQMLDVPSMGTVSIELASFTQKEVVLILTIEDLDSFLDEWTSFHQDNDLINPFQKACYQFRTLEDVLSLAQRINQSKVMVDGSLYYYEKQYYIMISKHVPQAAKSLFEEYGDQSSLASAIIEEYGTLVLPKQCFQQLVLHFFG encoded by the coding sequence ATGAAGTTGGAGCGATTATCACCTAATCAACTTAAGTTTTCTTTTTCCTTTGATGAACTTGAACATGTAGGAATTTCTGATGGAAATTTTTGGGATGATGTCACCTTATGGCAAGATGTGTTTGATGATATGATGGAAAAAGCGTATCAAATGCTGGACGTTCCTTCAATGGGGACGGTGTCCATTGAATTAGCATCTTTCACACAGAAAGAAGTTGTCCTTATTTTAACGATTGAAGATCTCGATTCCTTTTTAGATGAATGGACTTCCTTTCATCAAGACAATGATTTAATTAATCCATTTCAAAAAGCATGTTATCAATTTCGTACGTTGGAAGACGTGCTATCATTAGCCCAACGCATCAACCAATCAAAAGTAATGGTGGATGGTTCATTATATTATTATGAAAAACAGTATTATATTATGATTTCAAAGCATGTACCCCAGGCAGCCAAAAGTTTGTTTGAAGAGTATGGTGATCAATCGTCTCTAGCCTCAGCTATCATTGAAGAGTATGGTACACTTGTTCTTCCAAAACAATGTTTCCAACAGCTTGTTTTGCATTTTTTTGGATAA
- a CDS encoding metallophosphoesterase, whose product MSAIHWFMFLSIGGGCLLMIMWKNAFRNHVNKHTFGLSHFPKERESLSIFFISDIHRRVIHSSMIKQAKEAEVVIIGGDLTERGVPLTRTRHNLRLLKKIGPVFFVWGNNDYEVGEQHLKQLLEEEGVMILDQDIYTYQSFTSTNIRLIGVNYFRTSRNQLEPLFQQLNPQDVNILISHHPRVIRQLKKADHIDLVLSGHTHGGQIRVFGLGYFEKGGVQTGPITTILTSNGYGTTGVPLRLGAPAEAHLIRLGN is encoded by the coding sequence ATGTCTGCAATTCATTGGTTTATGTTTTTAAGCATAGGCGGTGGATGTCTTCTCATGATTATGTGGAAAAACGCCTTTCGCAATCACGTGAACAAACATACGTTTGGTTTGTCGCATTTCCCAAAGGAACGTGAAAGTTTATCTATTTTTTTTATTAGTGACATCCATCGGCGAGTTATTCATTCTTCAATGATTAAACAGGCAAAAGAAGCCGAAGTAGTTATCATTGGTGGTGACTTAACGGAAAGAGGAGTTCCCCTTACTCGAACGAGACACAATCTTCGTCTGTTGAAAAAAATCGGACCCGTCTTTTTTGTTTGGGGAAACAACGATTATGAAGTGGGGGAGCAACATTTAAAACAATTGTTGGAAGAAGAAGGTGTGATGATTTTAGATCAAGATATCTATACATATCAATCATTTACGTCTACAAACATTCGTTTGATAGGCGTGAATTATTTTCGAACGAGCCGAAATCAGTTAGAGCCATTATTTCAACAATTAAATCCACAAGATGTTAACATTTTGATTTCTCATCATCCACGTGTGATTCGGCAATTAAAGAAGGCCGATCATATCGATTTAGTGTTAAGTGGTCATACACATGGGGGACAAATTCGTGTTTTCGGTCTTGGTTATTTCGAAAAAGGGGGCGTTCAAACTGGACCAATAACCACCATACTCACAAGCAATGGGTACGGAACAACCGGTGTTCCTCTTCGGCTAGGGGCACCCGCTGAAGCCCATCTCATTCGCCTCGGGAATTGA
- a CDS encoding spore coat associated protein CotJA: MPTLYKTYHPFVSPYDPCPSLGPRTYSTPPNLYIGFQPPNLPQYSPREALRKGTLWKVFYDPYYSPYEKWKG; the protein is encoded by the coding sequence ATGCCAACTTTGTATAAAACTTATCATCCATTTGTCAGTCCATATGACCCGTGTCCATCGTTAGGTCCAAGAACGTATTCGACACCACCTAATTTATATATAGGATTTCAACCTCCTAATTTGCCGCAATACAGTCCGAGAGAAGCATTAAGAAAAGGAACGCTTTGGAAAGTGTTTTACGATCCATATTATAGTCCTTATGAAAAATGGAAAGGGTGA
- a CDS encoding spore coat protein CotJB, translating into MKQLPASYYEMLEEMQAIDFVITDLTLYLDTHPNDLQAIQQYNYYIQMRKKVKKAFEQQFGPLTNFGYSYSGSPWNWKDAPWPWQV; encoded by the coding sequence ATGAAGCAACTGCCAGCAAGCTACTATGAAATGCTGGAAGAAATGCAAGCCATTGATTTTGTAATTACAGATTTAACGCTTTATTTAGACACTCATCCAAATGATCTTCAAGCGATCCAGCAATACAATTATTACATCCAGATGCGAAAAAAAGTAAAAAAAGCTTTTGAACAACAATTTGGTCCGTTAACCAATTTTGGATACAGTTATTCCGGTTCTCCTTGGAATTGGAAAGATGCACCATGGCCATGGCAAGTATAA